A genomic window from Vitis riparia cultivar Riparia Gloire de Montpellier isolate 1030 chromosome 18, EGFV_Vit.rip_1.0, whole genome shotgun sequence includes:
- the LOC117906720 gene encoding uncharacterized protein LOC117906720, giving the protein MAKQSTSWLTFHKRWPLLLVALLSTSTVIVLLIRAASDSCNTNSVTTTTITTTPHYSYENTRIQVTSQVETPSNPLRFMKSKLVLLVSHELSLSGGPLLLMELAFLLRGVGAEVVWLTIQKPTDSDEVIYSLEHRMLDRGVKVFPAKGQEAIDTALKADLVVLNTAVAGKWLDSVVKENVPRILPKVLWWIHEMRGHYFKLEYVKHLPYVAGAMIDSHTTAEYWKNRTRERLGIKMPETYVVHLGNSKELMEIAENNVAKRVLREHVRESLGVRNEDLLFAIINSVSRGKGQDLFLRSFYQSLQLIKGRKLQVPSIHAVIVGSDMNAQTKFETELRNFVVENKIQDQVHFINKTLTVAPYLASIDVLVQNSQARGECFGRITIEAMAFQLPVLGTAAGGTTEIVVNGTTGLLHNVGKEGVKPLANNIVKLATNVERRLTMGKRGYERVKERFLEHHMSQRIASVLKEVLKKAENHAFS; this is encoded by the exons ATGGCGAAACAGTCGACGTCGTGGTTGACATTTCACAAGAGGTGGCCTCTCTTGCTCGTGGCATTGCTTTCAACATCCACCGTGATAGTCTTGCTCATCAGAGCCGCATCCGATTCCTGCAACACTAATTCCGttactactactactattacTACTACTCCCCATTACAGCTATGAGAACACTCGAATTCAGGTAACCTCACAAGTTGAAACCCCATCGAATCCTCTCCGATTCATGAAATCCAAGCTCGTCCTCTTGGTTTCTCACGAGCTTTCTCTTTCTG GTGGACCTCTGTTACTGATGGAGCTTGCATTTTTGTTAAGAGGTGTGGGTGCGGAAGTTGTCTGGCTTACCATCCAAAAACCCACAGATTCAGATGAGGTCATATACAGTTTGGAGCACAGGATGTTGGACCGCGGAGTCAAG GTGTTCCCTGCAAAGGGTCAAGAAGCTATAGATACGGCTCTTAAAGCTGATTTGGTTGTTTTAAATACTGCTGTGGCTGGGAAGTGGTTGGATTCTGTGGTTAAAGAAAATGTCCCTCGCATTCTTCCAAAGGTGTTGTGGTGGATTCATGAAATGCGAGGgcattattttaaattggagTATGTTAAGCACCTTCCCTATGTTGCTGGTGCCATGATTGATTCACACACAACGGCAGAGTACTGGAAGAACAGAACACGAGAGCGGTTAGG AATTAAGATGCCTGAAACCTATGTTGTGCACCTTGGAAATAGCAAAGAACTGATGGAAATAGCTGAAAACAATGTGGCCAAAAGGGTTCTCCGTGAACATGTACGGGAATCTCTTGGAGTGCGGAATGAAGATTTACTATTTGCCATAATAAATA GTGTTTCACGTGGGAAAGGTCAGGATCTATTTCTGCGTTCCTTCTATCAAAGTTTGCAGCTGATCAAAGGGAGGAAACTACAGGTGCCATCAATTCATGCAGTAATAGTGGGAAGTGACATGAATGctcaaacaaaatttgaaaccgAACTTCGCAACTTTGTTGTGGAGAACAAAATTCAAGACCAAGTGCATTTCATCAACAAAACCTTGACTGTAGCTCCTTATTTGGCTTCTATTGATGTTCTTGTGCAAAATTCTCAG GCCCGCGGAGAGTGTTTTGGGAGGATAACCATTGAAGCAATGGCCTTTCAGCTGCCTGTACTG GGCACGGCAGCTGGAGGAACCACAGAGATTGTGGTAAATGGGACAACAGGTTTGTTGCATAATGTTGGGAAAGAGGGCGTGAAACCTCTTGCAAATAATATTGTGAAGCTAGCAACAAATGTTGAGAGGAGGTTGACAATGGGAAAGAGAGGGTACGAAAGGGTTAAAGAGAGGTTCTTAGAACACCACATGTCTCAGAGAATTGCTTCAGTTCTAAAGGAAGTCTTGAAGAAGGCAGAAAACCAcgcattttcttga
- the LOC117905348 gene encoding 26S proteasome regulatory subunit S10B homolog B isoform X1, translating into MSDGEDAVRRRSVLADYRKKLLHHKELDSRVRSVRESLRGAKKEFNKTEDDLKSLQSVGQIIGEVLRPLDNERLIVKASSGPRYVVGCRSKVDKEKLTAGTRVVLDMTTLTIMRALPREVDPVVYNMLHEDPGNVSYSAVGGLSDQIRELRESIELPLMNPELFLRVGIKPPKGVLLYGPPGTGKTLLARAIASNIDANFLKVVSSAIIDKYIGESARLIREMFGYARDHQPCIIFMDEIDAIGGRRFSEGTSADREIQRTLMELLNQLDGFDQLGKVKMIMATNRPDVLDPALLRPGRLDRKIEIPLPNEQSRMEILKIHAAGIAKHGEIDYEAVVKLAEGFNGADLRNVCTEAGMSAIRAERDYVIHEDFMKAVRKLNEAKKLESSAHYNADFGKD; encoded by the exons ATGAGCGATGGAGAAGACGCAGTGCGTCGACGTAGTGTGTTGGCGGACTACCGTAAAAAGCTCCTCCACCACAAAGAACTCGATTCTAGAGTCCGATCAG TGAGGGAGAGTTTACGTGGTGCTAAGAAGGAGTTCAACAAAACGGAGGATGATTTGAAGTCTCTTCAGAGTGTTGGGCAGATCATTGGAGAAGTTCTCCGGCCTCTTGACAATGAACGCT TGATCGTAAAAGCAAGTAGTGGACCCAGGTATGTAGTTGGCTGTCGCAGTAAGGTGGATAAGGAAAAACTGACTGCTGGAACAAGAGTGGTTCTTGATATGACAACACTCACAATCATGCGAGCTCTTCCACGTGAA GTTGATCCAGTTGTTTATAACATGTTGCACGAAGATCCTGGTAATGTCAGCTATTCAGCTGTGGGTGGGTTATCAGATCAAATCCGAGAACTCAGGGAATCAATTGAGCTACCTCTAATGAATCCTGAACTCTTTCTTAGAGTTGGAATTAAACCTCCCAAG gGTGTTCTTCTTTATGGGCCTCCTGGTACTGGGAAGACATTATTAGCTAGAGCAATTGCCAGTAATATAGATGCCAACTTCTTGAAG GTTGTTTCAAGTGCAATAATTGATAAATACATTGGGGAAAGTGCAAGGTTAATACGAGAAATGTTTGGATATGCACGTGATCACCAA cCCTGCattatttttatggatgagatTGATGCCATCGGTGGACGCCGTTTCAGTGAGGGAACAAGTGCTGACCGTGAAATACAAAGAACACTGATGGAGTTACTTAATCAGCTTGATGGATTTGACCAGCTTGGGAAG GTTAAAATGATTATGGCAACAAACCGGCCTGATGTTCTTGACCCTGCACTTCTTCGTCCTGGGCGATTAGACAGAAAGATAGAGATTCCATTGCCAAATGAGCAATCAAGAATGGAAATCCTTAAGATTCATGCGGCTGGGATTGCCAAGCATGGCGAGATTGACTATGAGGCTGTTGTAAAGCTTGCAGAG GGATTTAATGGGGCTGATCTTCGTAATGTTTGCACGGAGGCTGGAATGTCTGCTATTCGTGCAGAACGTGATTATGTGATACATGAAGATTTCATGAAG GCTGTTCGGAAACTGAATGAAGCAAAGAAACTTGAATCTAGTGCTCACTACAATGCTGATTTTGGGAAAGACTAG
- the LOC117907203 gene encoding TLC domain-containing protein 5-like — MEDYIVKLVVSGVISWASAFMVVRRMFPKRSFGFCNRLVSTIHATLAVTLSSLTVEDWRCPVCPLASKSSPKQMQTLAVTLAYLIYDLICCLLEDKRVNLDNSIHHLVSIVGIGAGLFYEMCGSEMVASLWITEISSPFLHLRELLKELGYRDTDLNLTVDMLFAIIFTIARMICGPCLVYVTLSASNPLLIKAMALGLQLVSAFWFFKIARMVKYKMTKRTKSKAVASSL, encoded by the exons ATGGAGGATTATATTGTAAAATTGGTTGTTTCGGGAGTTATTTCATGGGCGAGTGCTTTCATGGTAGTCAGGAGGATGTTCCCCAAGCGCTCTTTCGGTTTCTGCAACCGCCTTGTTTCTACGATTCATGCAACTCTGGCAGTGACCTTGTCCTCACTCACTGTGGAGGATTGGCGTTGCCCAGTTTGTCCTCTGGCCTCAAAATCATCTCCAAAGCAG ATGCAAACGCTAGCGGTGACCCTGGCTTATCTCATCTATGATCTGATTTGCTGCCTCTTGGAGGACAAACGTGTCAATCTCGACAATTCGATCCACCATTTAGTTAGCATTGTTGGTATTGGAGCAGGCCTCTTCTACGAAATG TGTGGATCAGAGATGGTTGCATCATTATGGATAACAGAGATATCCAGCCCTTTCTTACACTTGAGGGAGCTTCTCAAAGAGCTTGGGTACAGGGACACCGATCTTAATTTGACCGTTGAT ATGTTATTTGCAATCATATTCACAATTGCAAGGATGATATGTGGTCCATGCCTCGTTTATGTCACTCTATCTGCCAGCAATCCCCTCCTCATAAAG GCAATGGCTTTGGGATTGCAGCTGGTCAGTGCTTTCTGGTTCTTCAAGATTGCTAGGATGGTGAAATACAAAATGACTAAAAGGACTAAATCTAAAGCAGTTGCTTCAAGCCTATAA
- the LOC117906541 gene encoding uncharacterized protein LOC117906541: MGSVCCVPAKERALPNRATGESLHRNVIYSPSWSFHWDNRGRVAGEVDNTSYGAAHAVSRNVSLEMKGRLGHERGNFSDGGSLLDNFGTPTSQKSPVHEGTVANLMTPSDLSMESNHYTEVKNLTESSEIADLSAPKLSFSIPSTSSFSTPTEDPLSSQTHPIPANSTPSRRARCSPGHQLLRQVSDSRILGLKSPNNNSMSDRRPSFVLSTCSNDLTNGSHGGSSDGWSMRTFSELVASSQRERWSFDSEHFGSGRGKISGSSSRFSCSPSIDLQNCGACSKLLTERSSFSSQKIVPNNELSVVAVLVCGHVYHAECLETMTLEADRFDPACPVCMVGEKQVSKMSRKALRVEAELKARNNKISRNRVVDSYLDGGFDVCDRRKHTEQERKFPKMESSSSVRSSFAKPFLRRHFSLGSKWSRSLSDSDSTRKKGFWARYRKD, from the exons ATGGGGTCAGTTTGTTGTGTTCCTGCAAAGGAGAGAGCCCTGCCCAACAGAGCCACAGGTGAAAGTTTGCATAGGAATGTCATATACTCACCATCCTGGAGCTTTCACTGGGATAATCGTGGGCGTGTGGCAGGAGAAGTTGACAATACTTCATATGGAGCAGCTCATGCAGTTAGCAGGAATGTTAGCTTGGAAATGAAGGGGAGATTAGGTCACGAAAGAGGTAATTTTTCAGATGGTGGAAGCTTGTTGGATAATTTTGGAACACCAACGTCTCAAAAGTCTCCAGTTCATGAAGGAACGGTTGCAAACTTGATGACCCCTTCAG ATCTGTCCATGGAAAGTAATCATTATACGGAG GTGAAGAACTTAACAGAATCATCAGAGATTGCAGATTTATCTGCACCAAAGCTTTCATTTTCCATACCATCAACTTCATCTTTCTCAACACCAACAGAAGATCCATTGTCCTCCCAAACTCACCCTATTCCGGCCAACTCAACCCCATCAAGGCGGGCTCGTTGTTCACCAGGACACCAGCTGTTGAGACAAGTTTCAGATAGTCGAATCCTAGGATTGAAATCGCCAAATAACAACTCAATGTCTGACCGGAGACCATCTTTTGTACTCTCCACTTGCAGCAATGACTTAACAAATGGATCCCATGGTGGTTCTTCTGATGGATGGTCCATGCGCACATTTTCCGAGCTTGTGGCCTCTTCTCAAAGAGAAAGGTGGTCGTTTGACAGTGAGCACTTTGGTTCTGGTCGTGGCAAGATAAGTGGGTCTAGCAGCAGGTTCTCATGTTCTCCCTCCATTGATCTGCAAAATTGTGGAGCTTGCTCAAAGCTCTTGACGGAGAGATCTTCATTTAGCAGCCAAAAGATTGTTCCTAATAATGAGCTCTCAGTGGTTGCTGTGCTGGTTTGTGGACATGTTTACCATGCCGAGTGTCTGGAGACTATGACACTGGAAGCTGACAGGTTTGACCCAGCTTGCCCAGTATGTATGGTTGGGGAGAAGCAAGTTTCAAAGATGTCAAGAAAAGCTTTGAGAGTGGAAGCAGAGTTAAAGGCAAGGAACAATAAGATATCCAGAAACAGGGTTGTGGACAGTTATCTTGACGGTGGTTTTGATGTTTGTGATCGCCGGAAACATACtgaacaagaaagaaaatttccaaaaatggaATCCAGTTCCAGTGTAAGAAGCTCCTTTGCAAAGCCTTTCTTGAGGCGGCACTTTTCACTTGGGTCTAAGTGGAGTAGATCTCTTTCAGACAGTGACTCTACTAGGAAAAAGGGGTTTTGGGCAAGATATCGCAAGGATTGA
- the LOC117906542 gene encoding protein YeeZ, which yields MVMCQLSCQFLATPLQVGKSLPTSLHLPRFLKSESFPGASTGVLRCSTETEVSESRNRMFILGMGFVGQFFAQDLKNHGWVVSGTCTSAFKKKKLEERGFNIYLFDANEPELGVLNALKYSTHLLVSIPPVVGIGDPILQHDEFLKSRIMDGDLQWLCYLSSTSVYGNCGGELVDEDYPASPASESAKLRLAAEKGWSSLGSELGLSTQIFRLGGIYGPGRSAVDTIIKQGPLTEGQRKRISRQYTSRVHVADICQALKATIQIPSVGKIYNIVDDDPAPRAQVFAFARDLIEKKWPNHIKESVFPGSARKAEKRVSNARMKKELGVTLLHPTYRSGLQSIIDNMENPISK from the exons ATGGTCATGTGCCAACTGTCGTGCCAGTTTCTGGCAACTCCTCTCCAAGTCGGCAAAAGTTTACCGACGAGTCTCCATCTTCCAAGATTTCTAAAATCGGAATCGTTTCCAGGAGCCTCGACCGGTGTTCTACGTTGCTCGACCGAGACTGAAGTTTCGGAGTCTCGGAATAGGATGTTCATTCTCGGGATGGGTTTCGTGGGGCAGTTTTTCGCACAAGATCTCAAGAACCACGGATG GGTTGTCTCTGGGACTTGCACTAGCgcttttaaaaagaagaaacttGAAGAGAGGGGATTTAATATCTACCTCTTTGATGCCAATGAGCCAGA aCTGGGAGTACTAAATGCTTTGAAATATAGTACGCACCTCCTAGTCTCCATCCCTCCTGTTGTGGGTATTGGTGATCCT ATTCTTCAGCATGATGAATTTCTTAAAAGCAGGATCATGGATGGAGATCTTCAGTGGCTCTGTTATTTGTCATCAACAA GCGTATATGGAAATTGTGGTGGTGAATTGGTAGATGAAGA CTACCCAGCAAGCCCAGCAAGTGAGTCAGCTAAATTGAGGTTAGCTGCTGAGAAAGGATGGTCAAGTCTGGGCAGTGAGCTTGGACTCTCAACACAAATATTTCGACTTGGAGGTATCTACGGCCCTGGAAGAAG TGCTGTTGACACTATAATCAAGCAGGGGCCTTTGACAGAAGGCCAGAGGAAGAGGATTTCCAGGCAATACACATCCAGGGTTCATGTTGCGGACATTTGCCAAGCCCTGAAGGCTACTATTCAAATACCATCCGTCGG GAAAATTTACAATATAGTTGATGATGACCCTGCCCCACGGGCACAAGTATTTGCATTTGCACGGGACTTGATTGAGAAGAAGTGGCCAAACCACATCAAAGAGAGTGTATTTCCTGGAAGCGCACGGAAGGCCGAGAAGCGTGTCTCCAATGCTCGTATGAAGAAGGAACTAGGAGTAACCCTTCTTCATCCAACTTATAGGTCGGGACTACAGAGCATTATTGACAATATGGAGAATCCAATTTCAAAGTAG
- the LOC117905348 gene encoding 26S proteasome regulatory subunit S10B homolog B isoform X2, whose protein sequence is MSDGEDAVRRRSVLADYRKKLLHHKELDSRVRSVRESLRGAKKEFNKTEDDLKSLQSVGQIIGEVLRPLDNERLIVKASSGPRYVVGCRSKVDKEKLTAGTRVVLDMTTLTIMRALPREVDPVVYNMLHEDPGNVSYSAVGGLSDQIRELRESIELPLMNPELFLRVGIKPPKGVLLYGPPGTGKTLLARAIASNIDANFLKVVSSAIIDKYIGESARLIREMFGYARDHQPCIIFMDEIDAIGGRRFSEGTSADREIQRTLMELLNQLDGFDQLGKQA, encoded by the exons ATGAGCGATGGAGAAGACGCAGTGCGTCGACGTAGTGTGTTGGCGGACTACCGTAAAAAGCTCCTCCACCACAAAGAACTCGATTCTAGAGTCCGATCAG TGAGGGAGAGTTTACGTGGTGCTAAGAAGGAGTTCAACAAAACGGAGGATGATTTGAAGTCTCTTCAGAGTGTTGGGCAGATCATTGGAGAAGTTCTCCGGCCTCTTGACAATGAACGCT TGATCGTAAAAGCAAGTAGTGGACCCAGGTATGTAGTTGGCTGTCGCAGTAAGGTGGATAAGGAAAAACTGACTGCTGGAACAAGAGTGGTTCTTGATATGACAACACTCACAATCATGCGAGCTCTTCCACGTGAA GTTGATCCAGTTGTTTATAACATGTTGCACGAAGATCCTGGTAATGTCAGCTATTCAGCTGTGGGTGGGTTATCAGATCAAATCCGAGAACTCAGGGAATCAATTGAGCTACCTCTAATGAATCCTGAACTCTTTCTTAGAGTTGGAATTAAACCTCCCAAG gGTGTTCTTCTTTATGGGCCTCCTGGTACTGGGAAGACATTATTAGCTAGAGCAATTGCCAGTAATATAGATGCCAACTTCTTGAAG GTTGTTTCAAGTGCAATAATTGATAAATACATTGGGGAAAGTGCAAGGTTAATACGAGAAATGTTTGGATATGCACGTGATCACCAA cCCTGCattatttttatggatgagatTGATGCCATCGGTGGACGCCGTTTCAGTGAGGGAACAAGTGCTGACCGTGAAATACAAAGAACACTGATGGAGTTACTTAATCAGCTTGATGGATTTGACCAGCTTGGGAAG CAAGCATAG